The following proteins are co-located in the Manihot esculenta cultivar AM560-2 chromosome 9, M.esculenta_v8, whole genome shotgun sequence genome:
- the LOC122724547 gene encoding 60S ribosomal protein L4 translates to MAAAAARPLVTVQSLPSLNDMATDSATTLALPDVMKASIRPDIVNFVHSNISKNSRQPYAVSKRAGHQTSAESWGTGRAVSRIPRVPGGGTHRAGQGAFGNMCRGGRMFAPTKIWRRWHRKINVNQKRYAVVSAIAASAIPSLVMARGHRVESVPEMPLVISDSAESVEKTSAAIKLLKEIGAYSDAEKAKDSHAIRPGKGKMRNRRYISRKGPLIVYGTEGAKLVKAFRNIPGVEVANVDRLNLLKLAPGGHLGRFVIWTKSAFEKLDSIYGSFEKISENKKGYVLPRAKMVNADLARIINSDEVQSVVKPIKNEVKRAPLKKNPLKNLNVMLKLNPYAKTARRMSLLAEAQRVKAKKEKLDKKRKAVTKEEAAAIKSAGKAWYHTMISDSDYTEFENFTKWLNVTQ, encoded by the exons ATGGCAGCCGCCGCCGCCCGCCCTCTGGTCACCGTGCAATCTCTTCCATCTCTCAATGATATGGCCACTGACTCTGCCACCACTTTGGCTCTTCCCGATGTGATGAAGGCCTCGATCAGGCCTGATATTGTTAACTTTGTCCATTCCAATATTTCCAAGAACAGCCGCCAGCCATACGCTGTGTCCAAGCGTGCCGGTCACCAGACTTCCGCCGAGTCGTGGGGTACAGGGCGTGCCGTTTCCCGTATCCCTCGTGTCCCCGGCGGTGGTACTCACCGGGCTGGGCAGGGAGCTTTCGGTAACATGTGTCGTGGAGGACGCATGTTTGCTCCGACTAAGATCTGGCGCCGCTGGCACCGTAAGATCAATGTGAATCAGAAGAGATATGCGGTTGTATCTGCAATTGCTGCATCTGCTATTCCCTCTCTGGTTATGGCTCGTGGTCATAGAGTGGAATCTGTACCTGAAATGCCCTTGGTTATTAGCGATTCTGCAGAGAGCGTCGAGAAAACATCAGCTGCAATTAAGTTGTTAAAGGAGATCGGTGCTTATTCCGACGCTGAGAAGGCCAAGGATAGCCACGCGATCCGGCCAGGAAAAGGTAAGATGAGAAATCGCAGGTACATTTCTCGCAAAGGCCCACTGATTGTGTACGGAACTGAAGGAGCTAAGCTGGTTAAGGCCTTCAGGAACATTCCAGGAGTGGAGGTGGCGAATGTGGACCGTCTCAATCTGCTGAAGCTAGCTCCTGGTGGCCATCTAGGTCGTTTTGTTATCTGGACGAAGTCTGCTTTTGAGAAGCTGGACTCTATCTATGGATCATTTGAGAAGATATCGGAGAATAAGAAGGGTTATGTGCTGCCTAGGGCGAAAATGGTAAATGCTGATCTTGCTAGGATCATCAACTCTGATGAAGTTCAATCTGTAGTGAAGCCCATCAAGAATGAGGTGAAGAGGGCTCCACTGAAGAAGAACCCTCTCAAGAACTTGAACGTTATGCTTAAGCTAAATCCTTATGCCAAGACTGCTAGGAGGATGTCACTTCTAGCTGAAGCCCAGCGCGTCAAGGCTAAGAAGGAGAAGCTGGACAAGAAGAGAAAGGCTGTAACGAAg GAGGAGGCTGCTGCAATCAAGTCTGCAGGCAAGGCTTGGTATCACACTATGATATCAGACAGTGACTATACGGAGTTTGAGAACTTCACTAAATGGCTGAATGTTACTCAGTAG